A stretch of DNA from Sphingomonas sp. SORGH_AS_0879:
CAGATGGAGACCCCATCGTTACTATCCCTGCCTCGGCATGAAGATCACCAGGCAGACCCTGAGCTAATAGAGCATTGTTTCCAACGACGCTCGCCAATCTGTCCCAAGCGTCACGGATCGCCCTTATCGCTGAAGATGCAGTCGCTTCGCCATGCCCGCTTAGCATGACATCGATCGCATCCCGTTCCCGATAAACCCAAGCAATAGCTTCGACCTGGTCAACAAATGACTGAATGCCGCCCTTTTCCAAAGCGATATGGACTTTGAACATCGACCCCCCAAGCACATCAGTTAGATGGTTCCCCGAACCGATCTTATTGATGCTTACAACATCTTACTCGCCCACACCGCACGTCCGACCACCTCGAACCGCTCGTCGATCCCCGGTTCGTGCAGGTCGATTTCGACCGGATCATATAGCGGGTTCCGGCTCATCAGCCGGACGATGCGGCCATCGACCTGGATGTGCTTGATGACCAGCAGGTCATCCAGGCGAACGACGAACAGCCCTTCGCGCAGCCGTGACTGGTCGAGGTCGACCGCGACGAGGTCGCCGTCCGATAGCTCCGGTTCCTGGCTGGAGCCCGACACCTCGACCATGACGAGCTGGCCGACGCCCTTCAGGTTCGCCTCCATCCAGTCCCGCGAGAATGTCCAATGATAGATGGGCGGCGGTAGTCGATCGATCAGCCGTCCCGCACCGGCGGCGACCTGGACGTCATGCACCGGCACCTGGACGAAGCCCTCCGAGGCCTTGGCCGTGACGGTCGCGACCGTCTGCGCGATCTTCGGCTGGGCAAAGGACGTGCCCCCGAACGCCGACGCCAGCAATTTGGGCAACCCGTCAGCGGGCAGAAGCCCGGCCAGCCTCTCCAGCTCCGAAATCGTCGGCTCCCGCGCGCCTGCGACGGTCCTCTGCCACGTGGCGATCGACACGCCCGCCGCCTCCGCTGCCTCCTGCTGGCTGCGCCCCTTCAGCATCTCAAGGAGCATCTGCGCCGCTGCCTCAGACCAGGGCATGGGCGCACCTATCAATTATGATGTCTGTTGACATCAAATATGATGGATTTAATGGTGTGTTCACACCAAATCTGAGGTCGTCGCACGTCAAATGCTGCAAGACTGGCATCCTGAAGACATCAAAGCTGCTGTACGGCGGCGTGGTCGCACGCTGTCGTCAGTGGCTCGTGATGCGGGGATCAAGGAGGACGCCTTGCGGCGGGCGCTCGTCGTGCCACGTCGCGCCGCAGAAGCGGCGATTGCGGCGGAACTCGACGAACACCCCAAGGTCATTTGGCCCACCCGATACAATGAGGACGGCTCACGCAAACGGCCGCAACCTGTCGATAACTACCGGACGGAAGCCCGCTTTCGCAAGCCGCACGGCATGTCCCGGACCGAGACCCGCGCATGACGTTGCTGGGTCGCGAATATTTGTCCGCGCAGGAGATCGCGTCGCTGGAGCTGGAGGGGCTGCCGACCAACCGGACGGCGGTCGCCAACCGGGCCAGCCGGGGCGAGTGGCGCTGGATCAGTCGGCAGGGCGTCGGCGGCGGTCGCCTGTTCGCCGTCGCCGACCTGCCCGAGGCGGCGCGGCGCG
This window harbors:
- a CDS encoding LexA family transcriptional regulator, whose amino-acid sequence is MPWSEAAAQMLLEMLKGRSQQEAAEAAGVSIATWQRTVAGAREPTISELERLAGLLPADGLPKLLASAFGGTSFAQPKIAQTVATVTAKASEGFVQVPVHDVQVAAGAGRLIDRLPPPIYHWTFSRDWMEANLKGVGQLVMVEVSGSSQEPELSDGDLVAVDLDQSRLREGLFVVRLDDLLVIKHIQVDGRIVRLMSRNPLYDPVEIDLHEPGIDERFEVVGRAVWASKML
- a CDS encoding helix-turn-helix domain-containing protein: MLQDWHPEDIKAAVRRRGRTLSSVARDAGIKEDALRRALVVPRRAAEAAIAAELDEHPKVIWPTRYNEDGSRKRPQPVDNYRTEARFRKPHGMSRTETRA